In Populus trichocarpa isolate Nisqually-1 chromosome 7, P.trichocarpa_v4.1, whole genome shotgun sequence, the following proteins share a genomic window:
- the LOC7456912 gene encoding annexin D2: MASLKVPASVPPPYEDAEQLHKAFEGWGTNEGLIISILAHRNAAQRNLIRKVYAEAYGQDLLKDLDKELSSDFERAVLLWTLDPAERDAYLANEATKRFTSSNWVLMEIACTRSSHDLFKVRQAYHARYKKSLEEDVAYHTTGDFRKLLVPLVSAFRYEGEEVNTILAKSEAKILHEKISDKAYSDEEIIRILTTRSKAQLNATLNHYNNAFGNAINKNLKEEADNDFLKLLRATIKCLTYPEKYFEKLLRLSIKKLGTDERALTRVVTTRAEVDMERIKEEYHRRNSVTLERDIAGDTSGDYERMLLALIGHGDA, translated from the exons ATGGCGTCCCTTAAAGTTCCAGCTTCTGTTCCTCCTCCATATGAGGATGCTGAGCAACTTCATAAAGCTTTTGAAG GATGGGGTACAAATGAGGGATTGATCATCTCCATCCTGGCTCATAGGAATGCTGCACAACGCAACTTAATTCGAAAGGTTTATGCTGAAGCTTACGGCCAAGATCTCCTTAAAGATTTGGACAAGGAACTTTCTAGTGACTTCGAG AGGGCTGTGTTGCTATGGACACTGGATCCTGCTGAGCGTGATGCATATCTGGCTAATGAAGCGACGAAGAGGTTCACTTCAAGCAACTGGGTTCTAATGGAAATAGCTTGTACTAGGTCCTCACATGACCTTTTTAAGGTGAGGCAGGCATATCATGCTCGTTACAAGAAATCCCTCGAGGAAGATGTTGCATACCACACAACTGGAGACTTCCGCAAG CTGTTGGTTCCCCTTGTAAGTGCATTCCGATATGAGGGAGAAGAGGTGAACACGATTTTGGCAAAATCAGAGGCTAAGATACTTCATGAGAAGATCTCAGATAAAGCTTATAGTGATGAAGAGATCATCAGGATTCTGACTACAAGGAGCAAGGCACAACTTAATGCAACACTTAATCACTACAACAACGCATTTGGAAATGCCATCAACAAG AATTTGAAGGAAGAGGCGGATAACGATTTCCTCAAATTACTGAGAGCAACGATTAAGTGCTTGACCTACCCTGAAAAATACTTTGAGAAGCTTTTGCGGCTGTCCATCAAAAAGCTAGGAACAGATGAAAGGGCTCTTACTAGAGTTGTAACCACCAGGGCTGAGGTTGACATGGAACGTATCAAGGAGGAATATCATCGCCGAAATAGTGTTACTCTTGAACGTGACATTGCTGGAGACACTTCCGGAGATTATGAACGAATGCTTCTTGCCTTGATTGGCCATGGCGATGCTTGA